GACCCCCATGGCTGAACCGGCCACGCCGACCCCGGGCATCGCCTGGCTGCCGCTGCTGGCGGCCATCGCGATCACCCTGGCCATCACCGCCAACCCGCGCCTGCTCGCCGACGGGACCGGCGGCGCCGACCATCTGGCGGCCACGGCCCTGTTCTGGGCCATGAGCGCAGGCTTCGTGCGCGGCGTCGGCTTCGTACCCCACCAGCGGGTGCTGCGCATGCTGCTCTCCGGCGGGGCCTGCCTGGTCGGCGTGGTGTTCGCGCTGTGGCGCCTGGCGTAAGGCGCTGCCAGGTATTTTCGTCAGTCGCCCC
The nucleotide sequence above comes from Nitrogeniibacter mangrovi. Encoded proteins:
- a CDS encoding cyd operon YbgE family protein gives rise to the protein MTPMAEPATPTPGIAWLPLLAAIAITLAITANPRLLADGTGGADHLAATALFWAMSAGFVRGVGFVPHQRVLRMLLSGGACLVGVVFALWRLA